One part of the Anaerolineales bacterium genome encodes these proteins:
- a CDS encoding neutral zinc metallopeptidase: protein MSFNDRKRLDPSQVQDRRGRSTGRTVLVGGGGLGLILLLVSMFLGVDPSVLLGETSSGSDGYYQDAADLASECQTGADANQREDCQLVGFVNSIQAFWTNELPEYGMNYVPAQTVLFSGSTEAACGFASSATGPFYCPRDQMVYVDLSFFETIMARLGAQGGPLANAYVIAHEYGHHVQNLFGVLNTSGAIRDTGPDSEIVFTELQADCLAGIWMHHATQTGYIASLTREDIIQALDAAASIGDDRIQQQTQGYIVPDAWTHGSSEQRLAALQDGLQSGDLDSCNSPGW from the coding sequence ATGTCATTCAATGATCGTAAACGACTTGACCCATCACAAGTGCAAGACCGGCGCGGGCGCAGCACAGGCCGCACGGTGCTGGTAGGCGGAGGTGGGCTGGGTCTTATATTGCTGTTGGTTTCGATGTTCCTCGGCGTGGACCCTTCGGTTTTGCTCGGCGAGACTTCCTCAGGCTCGGATGGCTACTATCAGGACGCTGCAGACTTGGCCTCTGAATGCCAGACCGGCGCAGACGCCAACCAGCGCGAAGACTGTCAGCTGGTCGGTTTCGTCAACAGCATCCAAGCCTTCTGGACGAACGAACTGCCGGAGTATGGCATGAACTATGTGCCAGCCCAGACCGTGCTGTTCTCCGGTTCTACTGAAGCCGCGTGCGGCTTCGCATCCAGCGCCACAGGCCCGTTCTATTGCCCGCGCGACCAGATGGTCTATGTTGATCTGTCATTTTTTGAAACCATCATGGCGCGCCTTGGCGCGCAGGGTGGCCCCCTGGCCAATGCCTATGTGATCGCACATGAGTATGGACATCATGTCCAGAACCTGTTTGGTGTACTGAACACTTCGGGCGCCATCAGAGACACTGGCCCGGATAGCGAGATCGTCTTCACCGAGTTGCAGGCAGACTGCCTGGCCGGCATCTGGATGCATCACGCCACGCAAACCGGATACATCGCAAGCCTGACCCGCGAAGACATCATCCAAGCATTGGATGCGGCTGCCTCGATCGGCGACGACCGCATCCAGCAGCAGACGCAAGGTTACATCGTTCCCGACGCGTGGACGCATGGCTCATCCGAGCAACGCCTGGCGGCGTTGCAAGATGGTTTGCAGTCCGGCGACCTTGACTCCTGCAATAGCCCGGGATGGTAG
- a CDS encoding TIGR00266 family protein: MPNEIAYKIYGDDLQLLEIELDPGEAVRGEAGTMTYMESGVEMQTGVGGIFKGLKRMFTGESFFISTFTNASQAVSHVAFAAPYPGSILPINLTAEGGKFICQKDSFLCADTSVEIEIAFTKRLGAGLFGGEGFILQRLEGAGMAWVHAGGTLIEKTLAAGETLRVDTGCLVAFAPSVDYDIKMMRGFTNALFAGEGLFLAQLTGPGKVYLQSLPLSRLADRILAGAKRGKGKSGGGVAGEVIGGLFGG, encoded by the coding sequence ATGCCAAACGAAATCGCTTACAAGATCTATGGGGATGATCTGCAACTGCTAGAGATCGAGCTTGACCCCGGCGAGGCGGTGCGCGGCGAAGCAGGCACCATGACTTATATGGAGAGCGGGGTGGAGATGCAAACCGGGGTGGGCGGCATCTTCAAAGGCCTCAAGCGCATGTTCACCGGGGAGAGTTTCTTCATCTCCACCTTCACGAATGCCAGCCAAGCCGTCTCGCACGTGGCCTTTGCAGCCCCGTACCCTGGCAGCATCCTGCCCATCAACCTCACCGCTGAGGGCGGCAAGTTCATCTGCCAGAAGGATTCGTTCCTGTGCGCGGACACCAGCGTCGAGATCGAGATCGCCTTCACCAAGCGCCTCGGCGCCGGCCTCTTCGGCGGCGAAGGTTTCATCCTCCAACGCCTCGAGGGCGCAGGCATGGCCTGGGTGCACGCAGGCGGCACCCTGATCGAGAAGACCCTCGCCGCGGGCGAAACCCTGCGGGTGGATACCGGCTGCCTGGTGGCCTTCGCCCCCAGTGTGGACTATGACATCAAGATGATGCGCGGCTTCACTAACGCTCTCTTCGCCGGCGAAGGCCTGTTCCTGGCGCAGCTGACCGGGCCGGGCAAGGTGTACTTGCAGAGCCTGCCGCTTTCGCGCCTGGCTGACCGCATTCTGGCTGGCGCCAAGCGCGGCAAGGGCAAGTCTGGTGGCGGCGTCGCCGGCGAAGTGATCGGCGGCCTGTTCGGCGGCTAG
- a CDS encoding MFS transporter has protein sequence MQTLSLLKLIAIASFGFALTLFSNTLDPALYGFKVLQLAPDNPNTLLGFSTAAGSLLVLLMGPLVGLLSDRTRSPLGRRLPYFLIGVPLMIAGLFTVGLAPAVWVFVLGVLLWRFGDNIIFAPWEALYADRVPAAQRGLASGLKSLTEILAVLVGRLAAGELLSRQVTLGDTALFAAMAVPVAGLLLALLFTWLGMRNEPYEQGEPVREPLLKTYIDSFRFDWRSQIAFRWWFANRFLFWIGFVTLSQFLLLFVVDVVGLPEAEAQRYLARLSIVLGGAILAVAVPAGRLADRHGRAPVVIAACLMAALGTVMVLFLRDLSWLTLAAGLIGCGAGAYLSANFAQLTDIVPKPEAGRYIGLAGIAGAAGGTVARLLGGLLIDPLNKLTTDGTLGYLALYGLAALLFVIAAWVASFKER, from the coding sequence ATGCAAACACTATCTTTGCTGAAACTCATCGCCATTGCGTCCTTCGGCTTCGCTCTCACTCTGTTCAGCAACACGCTTGACCCAGCGCTGTACGGATTCAAAGTGCTGCAACTTGCGCCTGACAATCCCAACACCCTGCTCGGATTCAGCACCGCCGCCGGCTCGCTGCTGGTGCTGCTGATGGGGCCGCTGGTCGGCCTACTATCTGATCGTACCCGTTCACCGCTCGGCCGCCGCCTGCCATACTTCCTGATCGGCGTGCCGCTGATGATCGCCGGGCTGTTCACTGTGGGCCTGGCTCCGGCGGTGTGGGTCTTTGTGCTGGGCGTGCTGCTGTGGCGCTTTGGCGACAACATCATCTTCGCCCCCTGGGAGGCGCTGTACGCGGACCGCGTCCCGGCGGCGCAACGCGGCCTGGCCTCTGGCCTCAAATCGCTGACCGAGATCCTGGCCGTGCTGGTGGGCCGCCTGGCCGCCGGCGAGCTGCTCTCGCGCCAAGTTACGCTGGGGGATACCGCCCTATTCGCTGCCATGGCCGTGCCGGTGGCCGGGCTGCTGCTGGCGCTGCTGTTCACCTGGCTCGGCATGCGTAATGAACCCTATGAGCAAGGCGAGCCGGTGCGTGAGCCATTGCTCAAGACCTACATCGACAGCTTCCGATTCGACTGGCGCAGCCAAATTGCGTTCCGCTGGTGGTTTGCCAACCGCTTCCTGTTCTGGATCGGCTTTGTGACCTTAAGCCAGTTCCTGCTGCTGTTCGTGGTGGACGTCGTCGGTCTCCCGGAAGCCGAAGCCCAGCGCTACCTGGCGCGGCTTTCGATCGTGCTGGGTGGGGCGATCTTGGCGGTGGCGGTGCCCGCCGGCCGCCTGGCCGACCGGCATGGCCGCGCGCCGGTGGTGATCGCCGCCTGCCTGATGGCCGCGCTGGGCACGGTGATGGTGCTGTTCCTGCGTGACCTCAGCTGGCTAACCCTGGCCGCTGGCCTCATCGGCTGCGGGGCGGGCGCCTACCTGTCGGCCAACTTCGCCCAACTGACCGATATCGTGCCCAAGCCAGAGGCTGGGCGCTATATTGGTCTGGCGGGCATTGCCGGGGCGGCTGGCGGCACGGTGGCGCGCCTGCTAGGTGGCCTGCTGATCGACCCGCTCAATAAGCTCACCACAGACGGCACTCTGGGCTATCTAGCCTTGTACGGGTTGGCGGCGCTGCTGTTCGTTATCGCAGCATGGGTCGCCAGCTTCAAAGAGCGATGA
- a CDS encoding DUF2200 domain-containing protein, with protein MAKTFNPRVYKITFASVYPMYVQKAEKKGRTKAELDKIIQWLTGYNKKQVDSQIKRETTFETFFAEAPDMNPARALITGVICGVRLEEIEDPLMKEMRYLDKLVDELAKGKAMDKILRQPTTVS; from the coding sequence ATGGCCAAGACCTTTAACCCGCGCGTCTACAAGATCACCTTTGCCAGCGTGTACCCCATGTACGTGCAAAAGGCCGAGAAGAAAGGCCGCACCAAGGCCGAGCTTGACAAGATCATCCAATGGTTGACTGGCTACAACAAGAAGCAGGTGGACTCACAGATCAAGCGCGAGACGACCTTCGAGACCTTCTTTGCCGAAGCGCCGGACATGAACCCGGCCCGCGCCTTGATCACCGGCGTGATCTGCGGCGTGCGCCTGGAAGAGATCGAAGACCCGCTGATGAAAGAGATGCGTTACCTTGACAAGCTCGTAGACGAGCTTGCCAAGGGCAAAGCCATGGACAAGATCTTGCGCCAGCCCACAACCGTTAGCTAA
- a CDS encoding GNAT family N-acetyltransferase produces the protein PYREDDFEILQATLGVAEMTAYLGGPESEEKLRSRHARYVALPNTGHNAMYVILAGPQEQPAGTVGYWEHEHDGQQAWETGWAVVPAWQGHGIATQATLAAAALAHAQQRHRYFFAYPTVENLASNAVSRKAGFELLGTSAYEYPKGNPIICNVWRLDQQTLPHAA, from the coding sequence CCCTTACCGCGAAGACGACTTTGAAATTCTGCAGGCCACGCTGGGCGTGGCGGAGATGACCGCCTACCTGGGCGGGCCTGAAAGTGAAGAGAAGTTGCGCTCGCGTCACGCCCGCTATGTTGCATTACCAAACACCGGCCACAATGCCATGTATGTGATCTTGGCTGGCCCGCAAGAACAGCCCGCTGGCACTGTGGGTTACTGGGAGCACGAACACGACGGCCAGCAAGCCTGGGAGACAGGCTGGGCGGTTGTGCCGGCATGGCAGGGCCACGGCATCGCCACGCAGGCCACGCTGGCCGCGGCGGCGCTGGCGCATGCGCAACAGCGTCACCGCTATTTCTTCGCCTACCCCACAGTTGAAAACCTGGCATCCAACGCGGTCTCCCGCAAGGCTGGTTTCGAACTGCTCGGCACTAGCGCCTATGAATATCCCAAAGGTAATCCGATTATCTGTAACGTATGGCGGCTTGACCAGCAGACGCTGCCACACGCGGCGTGA
- a CDS encoding PadR family transcriptional regulator: protein MKILTRTEETIMLAVRALAPEAYGLALGEHLKRLTGKRWSVGAIYIPLERLEQRGLLAVREGEPTPQRGGRSKRYYSLTPKGLKALNEARQLHEALWAAIPSSEQGLS from the coding sequence ATGAAGATACTAACCCGTACTGAAGAAACGATCATGCTGGCTGTGAGGGCTTTGGCGCCCGAGGCGTATGGTTTGGCGCTCGGCGAACACCTGAAGCGGCTGACCGGCAAGCGCTGGTCCGTCGGCGCGATCTACATTCCGCTGGAGCGCCTGGAGCAGCGCGGCCTGCTGGCCGTACGCGAGGGCGAACCAACCCCGCAACGCGGCGGCCGCAGCAAGCGCTATTACTCGCTGACCCCCAAGGGCCTGAAAGCGCTCAACGAAGCCCGGCAGCTGCATGAAGCGCTGTGGGCGGCGATCCCCAGCAGCGAGCAGGGACTCTCATGA
- a CDS encoding citrate synthase/methylcitrate synthase yields the protein MSTYVPGLQGVVAVQTNKSKVDGQAGELVIAGFKLEEIASRASFEEMVYLLWFDRLPNTAELKAFTESLAQLRALPDATLALLKDAASAKLDLMDALRMATGTLGLDAPEQDADEWLAKRLLATFPTIVAAAWRLSNGKEAIAPDPSLGHAANYLYMLEGMAPSAARVRGLETYLNTVIDHGSNASTFTARVIMSTGTDFVSAIVGAIGALKGPLHGGAPGPALDMVFEIGTAENAEPVLRKKLSAGELLMGFGHRVYKVRDPRADVLSKAAHEFYEADGDMALYNLVQDVEKTAIRLLEEYKPGRNLQTNVEFYTALLLHGLDFPIPLFTPTFAVSRVGGWLAHCFEQRAEGRIIRPQSEYTGVDDRKWVPVNDR from the coding sequence ATGTCCACATATGTCCCTGGCTTGCAAGGCGTCGTTGCCGTGCAGACCAACAAGAGCAAAGTAGACGGCCAGGCCGGCGAGCTGGTCATTGCTGGCTTTAAACTGGAGGAGATCGCCAGCCGCGCCAGTTTTGAAGAGATGGTCTATTTGTTGTGGTTCGACAGACTGCCCAATACGGCGGAGCTGAAAGCGTTCACCGAATCGCTCGCGCAGCTGCGCGCCCTGCCGGATGCCACCCTGGCGCTGCTGAAAGATGCCGCGAGTGCCAAGCTCGATCTGATGGACGCGCTACGCATGGCGACAGGCACGTTAGGCCTCGACGCGCCCGAGCAGGACGCTGATGAATGGCTGGCCAAACGCTTGCTGGCCACCTTCCCCACCATCGTGGCCGCCGCCTGGCGCCTCTCGAATGGCAAGGAAGCCATCGCACCCGACCCGAGCCTGGGTCATGCCGCCAACTATCTCTACATGCTGGAGGGGATGGCGCCCAGCGCGGCGCGCGTGCGTGGGCTGGAGACCTACCTCAATACCGTGATCGACCATGGCTCCAACGCGTCCACGTTCACGGCGCGGGTCATCATGTCAACCGGGACAGACTTCGTCTCGGCCATCGTGGGCGCCATCGGCGCGCTCAAAGGCCCGTTGCACGGCGGTGCGCCTGGCCCGGCGCTGGACATGGTCTTCGAGATCGGCACGGCCGAGAACGCCGAGCCGGTGCTGCGCAAGAAGTTGAGCGCGGGCGAGCTGTTGATGGGCTTTGGCCACCGCGTCTACAAGGTGCGCGACCCGCGTGCCGACGTGCTCTCCAAGGCGGCGCATGAGTTCTACGAAGCCGACGGCGACATGGCGCTCTACAACCTGGTGCAGGATGTGGAGAAGACCGCCATCCGTCTGCTGGAGGAGTACAAACCCGGCCGCAACCTGCAAACCAACGTGGAGTTCTATACCGCCCTGCTACTGCACGGGTTGGACTTCCCCATTCCGTTGTTCACGCCCACCTTCGCGGTCAGCCGCGTGGGCGGCTGGCTTGCGCACTGCTTCGAGCAGCGCGCCGAGGGCCGCATCATCCGCCCGCAGTCAGAGTACACGGGTGTGGATGATAGGAAATGGGTGCCGGTCAACGACAGATAA